A portion of the Luxibacter massiliensis genome contains these proteins:
- a CDS encoding phage major capsid protein encodes MKTLKDIEARLAQIKNELNTRGAELTEAEITAFEKEVGELQEQRQALLDSAEKRKKLLEKIANGEPVEDGDGGETTPTVLRNFKGAAGETDGDKYASMEYRKAFMQYVCRGTKIPAEYRADAVSTTTDVGAVIPTTVLNQIVQKLESTGMILTLVTRTAYKGGVAIPVSTVKPVATWVSEGKGSDKQKHTATKDGMITFAYHKLRCAVAVSLEVDTMAISAFETLLINNIVEAMTKALEQAIIDGDGTGKPKGILAETPEAGQAIESAAPAYADLIAAEAALPQAYENGAVWCMSKKTFMQYYGLTDTNGQPIGRVNYGLAGKPERTLLGRPVVCCDYVKSYASTLETGDVFAFLFNFKDYVLNTNYAMGVKKYEDNDTDDQVTKGIMLADGKVVDKNSLVTIKKLATA; translated from the coding sequence ATGAAAACTTTAAAGGACATTGAGGCGAGATTAGCCCAGATTAAAAACGAGCTGAACACCAGAGGAGCAGAGCTGACAGAGGCAGAAATTACTGCCTTTGAGAAAGAAGTAGGGGAGTTGCAGGAGCAGAGACAGGCGCTTTTAGACAGCGCGGAAAAGAGAAAGAAGCTGCTGGAAAAGATTGCAAACGGAGAGCCTGTAGAGGACGGAGACGGAGGCGAAACAACGCCTACGGTTTTGAGGAATTTTAAGGGCGCTGCCGGGGAAACGGACGGCGATAAATACGCGAGCATGGAGTACAGAAAGGCATTTATGCAGTATGTGTGCCGTGGTACAAAAATCCCCGCAGAGTACCGGGCAGACGCGGTAAGCACAACTACAGACGTGGGAGCAGTCATTCCTACTACGGTACTTAACCAGATTGTGCAGAAGCTGGAAAGTACGGGAATGATTTTAACCCTTGTTACCAGAACGGCATATAAGGGCGGCGTGGCAATCCCTGTATCTACGGTTAAGCCTGTGGCAACGTGGGTAAGCGAGGGGAAAGGCAGCGATAAGCAGAAGCATACCGCAACAAAAGACGGCATGATTACTTTTGCATACCATAAGCTGCGCTGCGCGGTAGCGGTATCTCTGGAAGTGGATACAATGGCAATCAGCGCCTTTGAAACCCTGCTTATCAACAATATTGTAGAGGCCATGACAAAGGCGCTGGAGCAGGCAATCATTGACGGAGACGGTACGGGAAAGCCGAAAGGCATTTTAGCGGAAACGCCGGAGGCAGGGCAGGCAATCGAAAGCGCCGCGCCCGCTTACGCCGACTTAATCGCAGCAGAAGCCGCGCTGCCGCAGGCATACGAAAACGGAGCGGTATGGTGCATGAGCAAGAAAACTTTCATGCAGTATTACGGGCTGACAGACACCAATGGGCAGCCTATCGGCAGGGTAAACTATGGACTTGCAGGAAAGCCGGAGCGCACCCTTTTAGGCCGTCCGGTAGTGTGCTGCGACTATGTAAAGAGCTATGCAAGCACGCTGGAGACTGGGGACGTGTTCGCTTTCCTTTTCAATTTCAAGGACTATGTACTTAACACAAACTATGCTATGGGTGTGAAAAAGTACGAGGACAACGACACTGACGACCAGGTAACAAAGGGTATCATGCTGGCAGACGGAAAGGTAGTTGATAAGAACAGCCTTGTAACAATTAAGAAACTGGCAACTGCATAA
- a CDS encoding phage head-tail connector protein — translation MAADTTLTEKMRAALRISSTSAKITEEIEDCIKACKADLKNDGVKRVDENDALIIRAITLYCKAEFGYQNNAEKFRNSYDTLKMRLSMSQEYNIAPDMSETDTTGRESGAENG, via the coding sequence ATGGCAGCAGATACCACACTGACAGAGAAAATGCGGGCGGCGCTGCGTATCAGCAGTACCAGCGCAAAAATCACAGAGGAAATAGAGGACTGTATAAAAGCCTGCAAAGCAGACCTTAAGAACGACGGTGTAAAGAGGGTTGATGAAAACGACGCGCTGATTATCCGGGCAATTACGCTGTACTGCAAAGCGGAATTTGGATACCAGAATAACGCCGAAAAATTCAGAAACTCTTACGACACTTTGAAAATGCGGCTTTCTATGTCACAGGAATACAATATTGCGCCGGATATGTCCGAAACGGACACCACAGGCAGGGAAAGCGGGGCAGAAAATGGCTGA
- a CDS encoding phage head closure protein, with the protein MAEWADEITLISETEQAERVNDNGFPVEPAESSRTVFCNMKSVGYNEYFKSEQTGKVVERKCEVHKADYGGEDTVEMDGRRYFVLKTYDIDEDTIELTLTDLRHKGEGA; encoded by the coding sequence ATGGCTGAATGGGCGGACGAAATCACACTGATAAGCGAAACAGAGCAGGCAGAACGGGTAAATGACAATGGCTTTCCCGTGGAGCCTGCGGAAAGCAGCCGTACTGTTTTCTGCAACATGAAATCCGTAGGATACAACGAATATTTCAAGAGTGAACAGACAGGAAAAGTGGTAGAGCGCAAATGTGAGGTACATAAGGCAGATTATGGCGGCGAGGATACCGTAGAAATGGACGGGCGGCGCTATTTTGTCCTTAAAACCTACGACATTGACGAGGACACCATAGAGCTTACGCTTACAGACCTGCGGCACAAAGGAGAGGGGGCATAA
- a CDS encoding major tail protein yields the protein MTLGLKDLYYALCTEEDGVESYETPKKMSEAMTASLSVETASATLYADDTLSESVQEFSNGTLTLGIKDLTPEVLAELLGQEVDRNKVVWAGKDDEPPFVAVGFRARKTGGKYRYVWLLKCKFNLPSENYETKGESITFNTPEIEASITARKSDGRWKADFVGAETDTAATTWFTEVPEPAPAMESV from the coding sequence ATGACATTAGGATTAAAAGACCTTTACTATGCGTTATGCACAGAGGAGGACGGCGTAGAGAGCTACGAAACACCAAAGAAAATGTCTGAAGCTATGACCGCTTCTCTTTCCGTAGAGACGGCCAGCGCTACGCTTTATGCAGATGATACATTAAGCGAAAGCGTACAGGAGTTTTCCAACGGCACGCTGACACTGGGGATTAAGGATTTAACGCCGGAGGTACTGGCGGAGCTTCTGGGGCAGGAAGTAGACCGGAATAAAGTTGTATGGGCTGGAAAAGACGACGAGCCGCCCTTTGTGGCCGTTGGATTTAGGGCGAGAAAGACAGGCGGTAAATACCGCTATGTATGGCTGCTGAAATGCAAGTTTAATCTGCCGTCCGAAAACTACGAGACGAAAGGCGAAAGCATTACTTTTAACACGCCGGAGATTGAGGCCAGTATTACCGCGCGTAAATCGGATGGGCGTTGGAAAGCAGATTTTGTAGGAGCAGAGACAGACACGGCGGCGACAACGTGGTTTACGGAAGTACCGGAGCCTGCGCCCGCAATGGAATCAGTATAA
- a CDS encoding phage tail tape measure protein, with translation MADKTENIKTRLSFDGEAEYKAACKEINSTLKVLNSEMKLVTAEYKDNADSADALRAKQSVLQKTYDEQAKKVKETEAALEKCRKATGDNSEASKKLEAQLNYQKTALVKTEQELKKTADQLETAEKAADSMGEEIEQSGQQAEDAGGRFSKLSGVLGGLGGAMATGVKAIGTAAAAIGTAVVAGLGYAVSQADEAKGALNDFCAATGTATDEADQYKQVMENIYNGNYGEGFKDIAAAMTTVKQQAGDLGADELEKMTTNALALRDTFDMDVAESTRAATQLMQKFGLSGEEAYNLIAQGAQQGLNQNGDLLDVINEYSNQYSQAGLSAEDMFNSIKNGAETGVWSIDKMGDAFKEFSIRMNDGTANEYLTSLGLNADELVSKFQTGGESAKEAMGEISSALKNCDDESLQYTAGVGLMGTMWEDMGADACTALMDVEGQISRTTDAMGQINAVKYDTFGEAIKGAGRILQTSFIMPIGEQALPIFSDFANEISRGAAEAGGDIGKFADSFGTAIKNLTSGLTELIPQIADFAVEMVSGLAQGIVENAPTIVQAGVDIIKSLADGIIEAIPTLTESAVEIVTTLLDGIIEMIPSLADGAVQIIAGLATGIGQALPQLVPSIIDAVLTIVETLVNNIPMLVEAALQLVSGLADGIVAALPVLIERLPEIITAIINALVEGLPMIMENAADIVIALVDGIINAIPLLIEAIPQIIVAIVTGLVNGLPQIVAAAGQLVLAIITKLAELPGQIAGAIADGITRIAEWGANMQAKASEVMNGMLTGIVNIVTQTPQKIWNCIVGAVTQVATWGANMQAKASEVMNTMLTGIVNIVTQTPQKIWNCIVGAVTQVATWGANMQAKASEVMNTMLTGIVNIVTQTPQKIWNCIVGAVTQVATWGANMQAKAREVMNTMLTNIVSIVTQVPQKIYNSISGAISKVAQWGTEVKNKAVEGMNMVLNGITGVFSNIGSTFADIGSNIVSGIWNGISSGWDWLKNKVSNLANSLLDAAKDALGIESPSKRFRDEVGVYMAQGIGVGFEKEMPAIAKRIEKAIPTEFDIGTKVNVGSNAVYDTGGNRRPYGSGALAGGFTVIQNIYANTTDYAKQQKEAARQFRMIARTVG, from the coding sequence ATGGCGGATAAGACAGAAAACATAAAAACACGGCTTAGTTTTGACGGCGAGGCAGAGTATAAGGCGGCCTGCAAGGAAATTAACAGTACCCTTAAAGTGCTTAATTCTGAAATGAAACTTGTCACGGCTGAATACAAGGATAATGCCGACAGCGCCGACGCATTACGGGCAAAACAGAGCGTTTTGCAAAAGACATACGACGAACAGGCCAAAAAGGTAAAAGAGACAGAGGCGGCATTAGAGAAATGCCGGAAAGCAACAGGAGATAACAGCGAAGCGAGTAAAAAGCTGGAAGCACAGCTTAATTACCAGAAAACAGCCCTTGTAAAGACCGAGCAGGAGCTAAAAAAGACCGCAGACCAGCTGGAAACTGCCGAAAAAGCAGCAGACAGCATGGGAGAGGAGATTGAGCAGAGCGGGCAGCAGGCAGAGGACGCAGGCGGCAGATTTTCAAAATTAAGCGGAGTTTTGGGCGGTTTAGGCGGAGCTATGGCAACGGGAGTTAAGGCAATCGGCACAGCAGCGGCAGCAATCGGCACAGCCGTTGTAGCCGGGCTGGGATATGCCGTAAGCCAAGCAGACGAGGCAAAAGGCGCTTTAAATGACTTTTGCGCCGCGACGGGAACCGCGACAGACGAGGCAGACCAGTACAAGCAGGTTATGGAGAATATCTATAACGGCAATTACGGGGAGGGTTTTAAGGATATTGCGGCAGCCATGACGACGGTAAAGCAGCAGGCGGGCGATTTGGGAGCAGACGAGCTGGAAAAAATGACGACCAATGCTTTAGCCCTGCGGGACACTTTCGATATGGACGTAGCCGAGAGTACGCGGGCAGCCACACAGCTTATGCAGAAATTTGGGCTTTCTGGAGAGGAGGCATATAACCTTATCGCGCAGGGGGCGCAGCAGGGGCTTAATCAGAATGGGGATTTGCTGGACGTTATCAACGAGTACAGCAATCAGTATTCACAGGCCGGGCTTAGTGCCGAGGATATGTTTAACTCTATCAAAAATGGAGCTGAAACGGGCGTATGGAGCATTGACAAAATGGGCGACGCTTTCAAAGAGTTTAGCATACGCATGAACGACGGCACAGCTAATGAATACCTTACCAGTCTGGGGCTTAATGCAGACGAGCTGGTTAGCAAATTCCAGACAGGCGGGGAAAGCGCAAAGGAGGCCATGGGCGAGATAAGCAGCGCCCTAAAAAACTGCGACGACGAGAGCCTACAGTACACCGCAGGCGTAGGGCTTATGGGTACTATGTGGGAGGATATGGGCGCAGACGCTTGCACAGCCCTTATGGACGTTGAGGGGCAGATAAGCAGGACAACGGACGCTATGGGGCAGATAAATGCAGTCAAGTATGATACGTTTGGCGAGGCAATTAAGGGAGCCGGACGGATATTGCAGACCAGCTTTATTATGCCGATAGGGGAGCAGGCGTTACCGATATTCAGCGATTTTGCAAACGAAATCAGCCGGGGAGCTGCGGAGGCGGGCGGCGATATTGGGAAATTTGCGGATAGTTTTGGGACAGCCATAAAGAACCTTACCAGCGGGCTTACGGAACTGATACCGCAGATTGCAGATTTTGCCGTTGAAATGGTATCCGGGCTGGCGCAGGGGATAGTAGAAAACGCGCCTACGATTGTGCAGGCGGGCGTTGATATTATCAAGTCTTTAGCTGACGGGATTATAGAGGCAATCCCTACACTGACAGAAAGCGCCGTGGAAATCGTAACTACACTGCTGGACGGGATTATAGAAATGATACCCAGCTTAGCAGACGGAGCGGTACAGATTATTGCGGGGCTGGCAACAGGGATAGGGCAGGCGTTACCGCAGCTTGTACCGAGCATAATTGACGCTGTGCTTACTATCGTGGAGACGCTGGTAAACAATATTCCTATGCTGGTGGAGGCGGCCTTACAGCTTGTTTCCGGGCTGGCTGACGGTATCGTAGCGGCGCTGCCTGTGCTGATAGAGCGCCTGCCGGAAATCATTACAGCAATCATAAACGCGCTGGTAGAGGGGCTGCCTATGATTATGGAAAACGCGGCAGACATTGTAATAGCGCTTGTGGACGGCATTATAAATGCAATACCGCTGTTAATTGAGGCAATCCCGCAGATTATCGTAGCCATTGTTACGGGGCTGGTAAACGGCTTGCCGCAGATTGTGGCGGCAGCAGGCCAGCTGGTGCTTGCAATCATTACGAAACTGGCAGAGCTGCCGGGGCAGATTGCAGGCGCGATAGCTGACGGCATAACAAGGATTGCGGAATGGGGCGCAAATATGCAGGCGAAAGCCAGCGAAGTAATGAACGGTATGCTTACAGGCATTGTGAATATTGTAACCCAGACACCGCAGAAAATCTGGAACTGCATTGTAGGAGCCGTGACGCAGGTAGCCACATGGGGCGCAAATATGCAGGCCAAGGCCAGCGAAGTAATGAACACCATGCTTACGGGCATTGTGAATATTGTAACCCAGACACCGCAGAAAATCTGGAACTGCATTGTAGGAGCTGTGACGCAGGTAGCCACATGGGGCGCAAATATGCAGGCCAAGGCCAGCGAAGTAATGAACACCATGCTTACGGGCATTGTGAATATTGTAACCCAGACACCGCAGAAAATCTGGAACTGCATTGTAGGAGCCGTGACACAGGTAGCCACATGGGGCGCGAATATGCAGGCGAAAGCCCGCGAGGTAATGAACACTATGCTTACGAATATCGTAAGTATCGTTACGCAGGTGCCGCAGAAGATTTACAACAGTATTTCCGGGGCTATTTCCAAAGTAGCACAGTGGGGCACAGAGGTTAAAAATAAGGCCGTGGAGGGTATGAACATGGTGCTTAACGGTATCACGGGCGTATTTTCCAATATCGGCAGCACGTTTGCAGACATTGGCAGCAACATTGTAAGCGGTATCTGGAACGGAATAAGCAGCGGCTGGGACTGGCTGAAAAATAAGGTATCAAACCTTGCAAACAGCCTGCTTGACGCGGCAAAAGACGCGCTGGGGATTGAAAGCCCGTCGAAGCGTTTCCGGGACGAGGTAGGCGTATATATGGCGCAGGGTATCGGCGTGGGATTTGAAAAAGAAATGCCCGCCATAGCCAAGAGGATAGAAAAAGCCATACCGACAGAGTTTGACATTGGAACAAAGGTAAACGTAGGCAGCAATGCTGTATACGATACCGGAGGGAACCGCAGGCCATACGGTAGCGGAGCGCTGGCAGGAGGATTTACCGTTATCCAGAATATTTACGCCAACACTACGGATTATGCGAAGCAGCAGAAAGAAGCGGCGCGGCAATTCCGAATGATAGCAAGGACGGTGGGGTAA
- a CDS encoding phage tail family protein, with the protein MEYEKLIYTNERGESVEFSAASIYHCNVSKDVDGIAGVTNVLYSTNSMGQHGDTYVGQRIEARDIDITGHINAKDKAQAYELRRSLLKILNPELSGTLAYEFGGFKRVINCRLHGEPKLERKSVLIEFTIPLDCLNPFWREEDEQKEDIASWVAAWEFPCEIEKDNPESMIFGYRAESVIVDCYNEGDVSTGMRVRFTALGTVTNPILLNVDTGEFLKLNVTMQTGDVIEINTQYGSKGATLTRDGEKTDYFRYVDVDSTFMQLEIGDNNFRYDAESGVNSMEVSIFYNKEYLGV; encoded by the coding sequence ATGGAATACGAAAAGTTGATTTACACAAATGAGAGAGGCGAAAGCGTAGAGTTTAGCGCAGCCAGTATATACCATTGTAACGTGAGCAAGGATGTTGACGGTATAGCGGGCGTTACGAATGTGCTTTACAGCACAAACAGCATGGGACAGCATGGCGACACTTACGTAGGGCAGAGGATAGAGGCAAGGGATATTGATATAACGGGGCATATCAACGCCAAGGACAAGGCGCAGGCGTACGAACTGCGCCGGAGCCTCTTAAAAATCCTTAACCCGGAGCTTTCCGGCACGCTGGCCTACGAGTTTGGAGGCTTTAAGCGTGTCATTAACTGCCGCCTACATGGAGAGCCGAAATTGGAGCGCAAGAGCGTTTTGATTGAGTTTACAATACCGCTTGATTGCCTTAACCCGTTTTGGCGGGAGGAGGACGAACAGAAAGAGGATATTGCGAGCTGGGTAGCTGCGTGGGAGTTTCCCTGTGAGATAGAAAAGGATAACCCGGAAAGCATGATTTTTGGATACCGGGCAGAAAGCGTTATTGTGGACTGCTATAACGAGGGCGACGTATCAACAGGAATGAGGGTAAGGTTTACCGCACTGGGGACAGTGACGAACCCTATACTTTTAAATGTGGATACAGGGGAGTTTTTAAAGCTCAATGTTACCATGCAGACAGGCGACGTTATAGAGATTAACACCCAGTACGGAAGCAAAGGCGCAACGCTGACGCGGGACGGAGAGAAAACCGATTATTTCCGATATGTGGACGTTGACAGTACCTTTATGCAGCTGGAAATAGGGGACAACAATTTCCGTTATGACGCGGAGAGCGGCGTAAACTCTATGGAAGTCTCTATATTCTACAACAAGGAGTATCTGGGGGTATGA
- a CDS encoding siphovirus ReqiPepy6 Gp37-like family protein: MSMELRVFDKAIEPLGAIDELASLIWRMKYFDVGTFSLLAPITDNNSKLLIEGNIIVKHDGKKEVTDAAGGIWRRAAQITYVHITKDENGLEQIEAQGKMLSWWLNKRCISPQIVETDTNQNLINSMIQKNCGSAATAKRQFPQFTILEQADMGGSGVEYANEVYAKLGDEVKARAQAGKLGYDILINEREKKYGFYLYKGNDLTAKNNDGNTPCIFSRDFDNVNEQEYTASIENCGNFIYVQGAADENGNQPVTTVDGEGAEGLELVEVFCEATDIARKYQSGETEVTIPLDTYIEMLKTRGAAELENYGETINFVSTINTNSNLRFKEDFNLGDRITCKENKWGIQIDARITEVTETYQKGAEEIEATFGDSLPTLVDQIRKVR, encoded by the coding sequence ATGAGTATGGAGCTTAGAGTATTTGACAAGGCCATAGAGCCGCTGGGGGCAATCGACGAGCTGGCAAGCCTGATATGGCGCATGAAATACTTTGATGTGGGAACATTCAGCCTGCTTGCCCCCATTACAGACAATAACAGTAAATTGCTGATTGAGGGCAATATTATTGTGAAGCACGACGGGAAAAAGGAAGTGACGGACGCAGCGGGCGGTATCTGGCGGCGGGCGGCACAGATTACCTACGTGCATATCACAAAAGACGAAAACGGCTTAGAGCAGATAGAGGCACAGGGGAAAATGCTTAGCTGGTGGCTCAATAAGCGCTGTATCAGCCCGCAGATTGTGGAGACAGATACAAACCAGAACCTTATAAATTCCATGATACAGAAGAACTGCGGGAGCGCGGCCACGGCAAAGCGCCAGTTTCCGCAGTTTACCATATTGGAGCAGGCGGATATGGGAGGCAGCGGCGTTGAGTATGCAAACGAGGTATACGCGAAGCTGGGAGACGAGGTAAAGGCGCGGGCGCAGGCCGGGAAACTGGGCTATGACATTCTGATTAACGAAAGAGAAAAGAAATACGGATTTTATCTCTATAAGGGAAACGACCTTACGGCAAAGAACAATGACGGAAACACGCCCTGCATTTTTTCCCGCGATTTTGATAACGTCAATGAGCAGGAATATACGGCCAGCATTGAAAACTGCGGGAATTTTATCTATGTGCAGGGGGCAGCTGATGAAAACGGAAATCAGCCAGTAACGACCGTAGACGGAGAGGGCGCAGAGGGGCTGGAACTGGTAGAGGTTTTCTGTGAGGCTACAGATATTGCAAGGAAATACCAGAGCGGGGAGACAGAGGTAACGATACCGCTTGATACCTACATAGAAATGCTTAAGACGCGGGGAGCGGCGGAGCTGGAAAACTACGGGGAAACCATAAACTTTGTGAGTACCATAAACACAAATTCAAACCTGCGTTTTAAGGAGGATTTTAATTTAGGCGACCGTATAACCTGCAAAGAAAATAAATGGGGGATACAGATTGACGCAAGGATAACAGAAGTAACAGAGACATACCAGAAAGGCGCGGAGGAAATCGAGGCGACGTTTGGGGACAGCTTACCCACTCTGGTAGACCAAATAAGGAAAGTGAGGTAA
- a CDS encoding phage major tropism determinant — translation MSRLLVDDVTKTDSRALLNVSKMATISDIVTPTNQYLYASGANELTLVENCVISVGAAGVFKTGNTVLNAANLDVGSAFTVGCDYYVYICDSRVDAQDEQYVISLNSTYPTGWNASNSRKIGGFHYGRCRKVDGNLQPTNSSGVIFGTGWESAVSNGIVPRSVWTLGHRPKCNPEGMVYIGGGTWVDIYLNSDDGEMGLKSEYNCAPMTGTEGMNWYNFVERLAKSGKRLPDYAEFCAYAFGSPAGLDDANTNAWSATTNTGRGTTGSVVNAVSAVGCVDAAGRVWEWLNDLITRAEHAKNTENHPNEAWGWDTNTPLKTGEKNYDVGNIYQYYYNSLAALRAAATGALRAVQRAR, via the coding sequence ATGAGTAGATTATTGGTTGACGACGTAACGAAAACAGACAGCCGGGCGCTTCTGAATGTAAGCAAAATGGCGACTATCAGCGACATTGTGACACCGACGAACCAGTATTTATACGCCAGCGGAGCCAATGAACTTACCTTAGTGGAAAACTGCGTAATTTCCGTAGGGGCAGCGGGAGTATTCAAAACAGGAAATACCGTTTTAAATGCCGCGAATTTGGACGTAGGCAGTGCTTTTACCGTGGGCTGTGATTACTACGTTTATATCTGTGACAGCAGGGTAGACGCGCAGGACGAGCAGTATGTCATTTCTCTTAATTCCACATATCCTACAGGCTGGAACGCCAGCAACAGCAGGAAGATTGGAGGCTTTCATTACGGGCGCTGCCGTAAGGTGGACGGGAATTTACAGCCCACAAACAGCAGCGGCGTGATTTTTGGCACAGGCTGGGAGAGCGCCGTAAGCAACGGCATTGTGCCGCGCAGCGTATGGACGCTGGGACACCGCCCGAAATGTAACCCGGAGGGCATGGTATATATCGGAGGCGGCACATGGGTAGACATTTACCTTAATTCTGACGACGGAGAAATGGGGCTGAAATCGGAGTACAACTGTGCCCCCATGACAGGAACGGAGGGCATGAACTGGTATAACTTTGTGGAGCGGCTGGCAAAGAGCGGTAAGCGCCTGCCGGATTATGCGGAGTTTTGCGCTTATGCTTTTGGCAGTCCTGCGGGACTGGACGACGCGAACACCAACGCGTGGAGCGCAACGACCAATACCGGGCGCGGTACTACGGGAAGCGTGGTAAATGCTGTTTCCGCCGTTGGCTGCGTGGACGCCGCAGGCCGTGTATGGGAGTGGCTGAATGATTTGATTACAAGAGCCGAACACGCCAAGAACACAGAGAACCACCCTAACGAGGCGTGGGGCTGGGATACCAATACACCGCTGAAAACAGGAGAAAAGAACTACGACGTTGGTAACATCTATCAGTATTATTATAATTCTCTGGCGGCGCTGCGGGCAGCGGCCACTGGCGCATTGCGCGCAGTGCAGCGCGCGCGATGA
- the avd gene encoding diversity-generating retroelement protein Avd: protein MTTRDKSDRLHQKIYDFLLYIYPLLSKYPKYEKFSLQTATRNAILEMLQEVIKWQKTATKSHLYAADTALQQSKELLRLANDLKYSAMNAQHYGQCCKRLAELGVMLGEIIDEVKATR from the coding sequence ATGACGACGAGAGACAAAAGCGACAGGCTGCACCAGAAAATATATGATTTTTTGCTTTATATCTATCCGCTGCTTAGCAAGTATCCGAAATACGAGAAATTCAGCCTACAGACAGCGACCAGAAACGCCATACTGGAAATGCTGCAAGAGGTAATAAAGTGGCAGAAAACAGCCACGAAAAGCCACTTATACGCAGCGGATACGGCATTACAGCAGAGTAAGGAGCTTCTGCGGCTGGCAAATGATTTGAAGTACAGCGCTATGAACGCCCAGCACTACGGCCAGTGCTGCAAACGGCTTGCCGAGCTGGGCGTTATGCTGGGAGAAATCATAGACGAAGTAAAGGCTACGAGATAG